In Lathamus discolor isolate bLatDis1 chromosome 1, bLatDis1.hap1, whole genome shotgun sequence, the following are encoded in one genomic region:
- the DMP1 gene encoding dentin matrix acidic phosphoprotein 1, whose amino-acid sequence MTDYGEEEVRLKRHLFLLEPSAHLHAWHSHRPSDLCPQESGVELSTSIPAKGTTTDMRAAFVVLLLWPIACAHPVPGHEPVLSRRSAQQQDTATEDYINKLGNLLDSEDGRHPPVAGEMGDNALAGDTAVGNAVGEELGEHGGQDKGGRAGEPQHLNQVDHEDASARDGNSLSFLEEDARDADDGDNRDLHGTGVNGLPSLAGRLTDEEDDSGDDTFDENGAEDGGEGPTYVAVPDGAGEHDHDAGYGDAGAGGGHSDSSSSSSSESMGADHRQYRNYFGSRYERTYRHGGGSSSSQEEESYNFEDEAMQGDDPSVFDGPVSSYKGRRAGPHALGSSWGAESHQWEEGDSRSPEVEGADSEEDSPSTEENSQSEEPDTSQSEENSASRSREDGDGEDSPSKEDEDSESKESTAEQSDEEPGESPEDISKEVVSTSGEHSSSRSQEEQEDQESAEDKSAPSTPDSESREDDGDQSLSTEDTAEESKEDESDSNPDGDEPSTSTESQSASPEDDSSQEDDAGEDSRSTESTISESQEDDDDDDESHSQEDATRESSSRGDNSSPQSLESGSRKRRLGAYRNKLAADYDDNDCQDGY is encoded by the exons ATGACTGACTACGGGGAAGAGGAAGTTAGACTGAAAagacatttgtttttattggaGCCATCTGCACATCTACATGCTTGGCACAGCCATAGGCCTTCAGATCTCTGCCCACAAGAGAGTGGTGTTGAGCTGTCCACTTCCATACCAG CCAAGGGGACCACAACTGACATGAGGGCTGCAtttgtggtgctgctgctctggcccATAGCCTGTGCTCACCCT GTGCCTGGCCATGAGCCTGTCCTCTCCCGCCGCAGTGCCCAGCAGCAG GACACAGCAACTGAAGATTACATCAACAAGCTGGGCAACCTCCTGGATAGTGAAGATGGCAGACATCCTCCTGTCGCTGGAGAGATGGGGGACAATGCCCTTGCCGGGGACACAGCAGTTGGGAATGCTGTGGGTGAGGAGCTGGGCGAGCATGGTGGCCAAGAcaagggaggcagagctggagagCCTCAGCACCTGAACCAGGTGGACCATGAGGATGCGAGTGCCCGGGATGGGAACAGCCTGAGTTTCCTG GAGGAGGATGCCCGCGATGCTGATGACGGTGACAACAGAGACCTCCATGGCACTGGAGTCAATGGGCTTCCCTCCCTTGCTGGCAGGCTCACGGATGAGGAGGATGACAGTGGGGATGACACCTTTGATGAGAACGGGGCAGAGGATGGGGGCGAAGGTCCTACCTACGTGGCAGTTCCTGATGGGGCAGGCGAACACGACCACGATGCTggctatggggatgctggggctggtggaggACACAgcgacagcagcagcagtagcagcagtgagAGCATGGGGGCAGACCACCGGCAGTACAGGAACTACTTCGGCAGCCGGTATGAGCGGACCTACAGGCACGgagggggcagcagcagcagccaggaggaggagagctACAACTTCGAGGATGAAGCCATGCAGGGTGATGACCCCTCTGTCTTTGACGGCCCGGTCAGCAGCTATAAGGGGCGTCGTGCTGGCCCTCAtgccctgggcagcagctggGGGGCTGAATCCCACCAATGGGAGGAGGGCGACAGCAGGTCCCCAGAGGTAGAGGGTGCTGACTCGGAAGAAGACAGCCCATCCACAGAGGAAAACAGTCAGTCAGAAGAGCCCGACACCAGCCAGTCAGAGGAGAACAGTGCAAGCCGCTCCAGGGAGGACGGGGATGGAGAGGACAGCCCATCCAAGGAGGATGAGGACAGCGAGTCCAAGGAGAGCACCGCTGAACAGTCAGATGAAGAGCCAGGGGAGTCCCCAGAGGACATCTCCAAGGAGGTGGTGAGCACATCAggtgagcacagcagcagccggtcccaggaagagcaggaggacCAGGAGTCTGCTGAGGACAAGAGTGCACCATCCACACCTGACAGCGAGTCCAGGGAAGATGATGGTGACCAGAGCCTGTCCACAGAGGATACTGCAGAGGAGTCAAAGGAGGATGAGAGTGACTCCAACCCTGATGGGGATGAGCCAAGCACATCAACTGAGAGCCAGAGCGCATCACCAGAGGACGACAGCAGCCAAGAGGATGATGCAGGTGAGGACAGCAGGTCCACAGAGAGCACCATCAGTGAGTCCCaggaggatgatgatgatgatgatgaaagCCACTCCCAGGAGGACGCCACCCGTGAGTCCAGCAGCCGTGGGGACAACAGCTCGCCGCAGAGCCTGGAGAGCGGGAGCCGCAAGCGGCGGCTGGGTGCCTACCGCAACAAGCTTGCTGCCGACTACGATGACAATGACTGCCAGGATGGGTACTGA